From a single Natronorubrum tibetense GA33 genomic region:
- a CDS encoding bacterio-opsin activator domain-containing protein, translating to MSETDAQTETDADAESETLEVLLIEDNPGDARLIQEMLRGTEELAQRVSPDESAGRTPEITRETRLENGLETLEELATDVVLLDLNLPDSEGLQTLESVHAATAETPIVVLTGVRDQQVGVQAIQRGAQDFLVKDEVTSELLVRTIHHAIERARQEHERQRQREQLEALNRLNRIGHDITHAVITTETRADLEQRVCDRLAESDAYRFAWIGGVNPGSDEVVPKAAAGVEDGYLDSVEISVDEDDETGQGPSGMAIRTNSVQVANNVPDDPSFAPWRDAALERGYQSSVAIPITHEDLVYGVLNVYSSSPRAFEGPETTILARIGDVVAHAITAIERKDALVSDAVIELEFRVDELAKPLIQLSTEDSCRIELEQLIRGDETLLAYGSAYGIDQGTFEETIAETDGFSEVRFLSARRDEFQFELVAPAAVSLFETIATHGGRVQSATIDDGEFRFVVELSRGRDTRQMIELIKEQRDDVTYLAQRTSERSDRSDSGSNSVLEDDLTEKQRAALETAYFAGYFDWPRESTGEEISERLGIAPATFNQHLRTAERKFFDSVLGE from the coding sequence ATGAGCGAGACAGACGCGCAGACCGAAACCGACGCCGACGCCGAGAGCGAGACGCTGGAGGTCCTCCTGATCGAGGACAATCCCGGCGACGCGCGCCTCATCCAGGAGATGCTGCGGGGGACCGAAGAGCTCGCCCAACGTGTTAGTCCGGACGAGTCGGCGGGACGAACGCCGGAGATCACTCGCGAAACGCGACTCGAGAACGGTCTCGAGACCCTCGAAGAGCTGGCTACCGATGTCGTCTTGCTCGATCTGAACCTCCCCGACAGCGAGGGACTCCAGACCCTCGAGTCGGTCCACGCGGCGACCGCGGAGACGCCGATCGTCGTCTTGACGGGCGTCCGTGACCAGCAGGTCGGCGTGCAGGCGATCCAACGCGGCGCACAGGACTTCCTCGTCAAAGACGAGGTGACGAGCGAGCTACTCGTCCGAACGATCCACCACGCGATCGAGCGCGCCCGACAGGAACACGAACGCCAGCGCCAGCGCGAGCAACTCGAGGCGCTCAACCGACTCAACCGAATCGGCCACGACATCACCCACGCGGTGATCACGACTGAGACGCGAGCGGACTTAGAACAGCGCGTTTGCGACCGCCTCGCCGAGTCCGACGCCTACCGATTTGCGTGGATCGGCGGCGTCAACCCGGGTAGCGACGAAGTGGTGCCGAAGGCGGCAGCAGGCGTCGAAGACGGCTACCTCGATTCGGTCGAGATCAGCGTCGACGAAGACGACGAAACCGGGCAGGGACCGTCCGGAATGGCCATTCGAACGAACTCGGTCCAGGTCGCGAACAATGTGCCGGACGATCCCTCGTTCGCGCCGTGGCGCGATGCGGCACTCGAGCGCGGCTACCAGTCCTCGGTGGCGATTCCGATCACCCACGAGGACCTCGTCTATGGCGTGTTGAACGTCTACTCGTCGTCACCGCGCGCGTTCGAGGGGCCGGAGACGACGATCCTCGCCCGGATCGGCGACGTCGTCGCCCACGCGATCACGGCCATCGAGCGCAAGGATGCTCTCGTCAGCGACGCCGTCATCGAACTCGAGTTCCGGGTCGACGAACTTGCCAAACCGCTGATCCAGCTCTCGACCGAGGATTCCTGTCGGATCGAACTCGAGCAGTTGATCCGGGGCGACGAGACGCTGCTCGCTTACGGCTCGGCCTACGGTATCGATCAGGGGACGTTCGAAGAGACGATCGCGGAGACCGATGGCTTCAGCGAGGTCCGGTTCCTTTCGGCCAGACGCGACGAGTTCCAGTTCGAACTCGTGGCGCCGGCCGCCGTCTCGCTGTTCGAGACGATCGCGACCCACGGGGGCCGGGTGCAGTCCGCGACGATCGACGACGGCGAGTTCCGCTTCGTCGTCGAACTCTCCCGGGGCCGGGACACCCGCCAGATGATCGAACTCATCAAAGAACAGCGCGACGACGTCACCTACCTCGCCCAGCGCACCAGCGAGCGAAGCGACCGGAGTGATTCGGGCTCGAACTCGGTACTCGAGGACGACCTCACCGAGAAGCAACGCGCGGCCCTCGAGACGGCTTACTTCGCGGGCTACTTCGACTGGCCCCGCGAGAGTACCGGCGAGGAGATCTCGGAGCGACTCGGCATCGCGCCGGCAACGTTCAACCAGCACCTCCGGACGGCCGAACGGAAGTTCTTCGATTCGGTGCTCGGGGAGTAA
- a CDS encoding response regulator has product MSNTRPFKPEPAQILLVEDNPGDVRLTKEAFKQGRIENDLHVVTDGNEALEFLYRRGEYDDAPRPDLILLDLNLPRKDGEEVLEELKGDSELRSIPVIVLTSSRAEEDVVRSYELHANAYLTKPVDPDDFIETVRAFEKFWFSVVRLPPEGDQA; this is encoded by the coding sequence ATGAGTAATACGAGACCGTTCAAACCGGAACCGGCACAGATCCTCCTGGTAGAGGACAATCCGGGGGATGTTCGACTGACCAAAGAGGCGTTCAAGCAGGGCCGTATCGAGAACGATCTCCACGTCGTCACCGACGGGAACGAGGCCCTCGAGTTCCTCTACCGGCGCGGTGAGTACGACGACGCGCCGCGACCGGACCTCATCTTGCTAGATCTCAACTTGCCTCGAAAGGACGGCGAGGAGGTCCTCGAGGAGCTGAAAGGGGATTCGGAGCTACGATCGATTCCGGTGATCGTCCTGACGAGCTCTCGGGCCGAAGAGGACGTCGTCAGATCCTACGAACTCCACGCCAACGCCTACCTCACGAAGCCGGTCGATCCGGACGACTTCATCGAGACCGTCCGCGCCTTCGAGAAGTTCTGGTTCTCGGTCGTTCGACTGCCGCCGGAGGGTGATCAGGCATGA